In one Inquilinus sp. Marseille-Q2685 genomic region, the following are encoded:
- a CDS encoding HAMP domain-containing sensor histidine kinase, with protein sequence MHLIRVLRSSTFRYAIIYMLVFGISVAGVLGFVYWQTVRVIASQTDDTIQAEITGLAEQYRQFGLLGLVRIIRERSQAAPGRRGLYLLADRNYNRIEGNLSSWPPIARSAVDSTVDFLVATDAGGDSKPQVARARTFALAGGFYLLVGRDMTERTDFTKLMTDALIGGLILTAVLGIAGGILMSRSLLARIEGINRGTEGILQGDLTRRMPVRGNRDEFDRLATSLNAMLDQIDGLMTGMRGVADNIAHDLRSPISRLRSRLEVTLMSETDADGFRRAMEDAIREADGILATFNALLEIALAEAGAVRDRFSPIELSALAADAGELYGPVAEDKGQSLATAIEPGVTVPGNSHLLAQAVANLLDNAIKYTPEGGRISLDVRRDGDGAVLDIRDSGPGIPEEARGRVLDRFVRLDASRSAPGAGLGLSLVSAVARLHRATLTLADNAPGLRVTMRFPHVAPANHRDGHQDPA encoded by the coding sequence GTGCATCTGATTAGGGTCCTTCGCAGCTCGACCTTCCGCTACGCGATCATCTACATGCTGGTGTTCGGGATCTCCGTCGCCGGCGTCCTGGGCTTCGTGTACTGGCAGACGGTGCGGGTGATCGCCTCGCAGACCGACGACACCATCCAGGCCGAGATCACGGGCCTGGCCGAGCAGTACCGCCAGTTCGGCCTGCTGGGCCTTGTGCGCATCATCCGCGAACGCAGCCAGGCCGCCCCGGGCCGGCGCGGCCTGTACCTGCTGGCCGACCGCAACTACAACCGGATCGAGGGCAACCTGTCGTCCTGGCCGCCGATCGCCCGGAGCGCCGTCGACAGCACGGTCGATTTCCTTGTGGCGACCGATGCCGGCGGGGATTCCAAGCCCCAGGTGGCGCGGGCCCGCACCTTCGCCCTGGCCGGGGGCTTCTACCTGCTGGTCGGGCGCGACATGACCGAGCGCACCGACTTCACCAAGCTGATGACCGATGCGCTGATCGGCGGTCTGATCCTGACCGCCGTGCTGGGCATCGCCGGCGGCATCCTGATGAGCCGCAGCCTCCTGGCCCGGATCGAAGGCATCAATCGCGGCACCGAGGGCATCCTGCAGGGCGACCTGACCCGGCGCATGCCGGTGCGCGGCAACCGCGACGAGTTCGACCGCCTGGCCACCAGCCTGAACGCCATGCTTGACCAGATCGACGGGCTGATGACCGGCATGCGCGGCGTCGCCGACAACATCGCGCACGACCTGCGCAGCCCGATCTCGCGGCTGCGCAGCCGGCTGGAGGTCACGCTGATGAGCGAGACCGACGCCGACGGCTTCCGCCGGGCGATGGAAGACGCGATCCGCGAGGCCGACGGCATCCTCGCCACCTTCAACGCGCTGCTCGAGATCGCGCTGGCCGAGGCCGGGGCGGTGCGCGACCGGTTCAGCCCGATCGAGCTGTCGGCGCTGGCCGCCGATGCCGGCGAGCTGTACGGCCCGGTGGCCGAGGACAAGGGCCAGAGCCTGGCGACCGCGATCGAGCCCGGCGTGACCGTGCCCGGCAACAGCCACCTGCTGGCCCAGGCCGTGGCCAACCTGCTGGACAACGCCATCAAATACACGCCGGAGGGCGGCCGGATCTCGCTCGACGTCCGGCGCGACGGCGACGGCGCCGTGCTCGACATCCGCGACAGTGGTCCGGGCATCCCGGAGGAGGCGCGAGGCCGGGTGCTGGACCGCTTCGTCCGCCTCGACGCCAGCCGCAGCGCCCCGGGCGCCGGGCTGGGCCTGTCGCTGGTCTCGGCCGTGGCGCGGCTGCACCGGGCGACGCTGACCCTGGCCGACAACGCGCCCGGTTTGCGCGTCACGATGCGCTTCCCGCATGTGGCGCCGGCCAATCATCGGGACGGACATCAGGACCCGGCGTAA
- a CDS encoding response regulator transcription factor: MRILVIEDDAQAAQYLTKGLRESGFVVDHAPDGPQGLFLATSETYDAMIVDRMLPGMDGLLIVETIRRNGNQTPVLFLSAMGQVDDRVRGLRAGGDDYLTKPYAFTELLARLEALLRRGAAPAAAQTELQIGDLKMDLLSRSVTRSGRKIDLQQREFQILEYLMRHSGQVVTRTMLLENVWNYHFDPQTNVIDVHISRLRQKIDRDFDTPLLQTVRGAGYCLRASD; encoded by the coding sequence ATGCGAATTCTCGTGATCGAAGACGACGCCCAGGCCGCGCAGTACCTGACCAAGGGTCTGCGCGAGAGCGGATTCGTCGTGGACCATGCGCCGGACGGGCCGCAGGGACTGTTCCTGGCGACCAGCGAGACCTACGACGCGATGATCGTCGACCGCATGCTGCCCGGCATGGACGGCCTCTTGATTGTCGAGACCATCCGGCGCAACGGCAACCAGACGCCGGTGCTGTTCCTGAGCGCCATGGGCCAGGTCGACGACCGCGTCCGCGGCCTGCGCGCCGGCGGCGACGACTACCTGACCAAGCCCTATGCCTTCACCGAGCTCCTGGCCCGGCTGGAGGCGCTGCTGCGCCGGGGCGCCGCGCCCGCGGCAGCGCAGACCGAGCTGCAGATCGGCGACCTGAAGATGGACCTGCTGTCGCGCAGCGTCACCCGCTCCGGCCGCAAGATCGACCTGCAGCAGCGCGAGTTCCAGATCCTGGAGTACCTGATGCGCCATTCCGGCCAGGTGGTCACCCGGACCATGCTGCTGGAGAATGTCTGGAACTATCACTTCGATCCGCAGACCAACGTGATCGACGTCCATATCAGCCGGCTGCGGCAGAAGATCGACCGGGACTTCGACACGCCGCTGCTGCAGACCGTGCGCGGCGCCGGATACTGCCTCCGTGCATCTGATTAG
- a CDS encoding YbaN family protein, with translation MPRFDLRRIGVLGPTTLRLVLQLFGTLCVVAGVIGLFVPLWPTTIFMILALWAFARSSPRLHNWLLTHPRFGPTLQAWERHGAIPAWAKLLAVASLGASLALVVVAVHSRVVIGIVAAFFAILILYILTRPNAAPDNKI, from the coding sequence ATGCCGCGGTTTGACCTGAGACGGATCGGGGTCCTGGGCCCGACTACGCTGCGGCTGGTGCTGCAGCTGTTCGGCACGCTCTGCGTCGTCGCCGGCGTCATCGGGCTGTTCGTGCCGCTGTGGCCGACCACGATCTTCATGATCCTGGCGCTGTGGGCCTTCGCCCGCTCCTCGCCGCGGCTGCACAACTGGCTGCTGACCCATCCCCGCTTCGGCCCGACGCTGCAGGCCTGGGAACGGCACGGCGCCATCCCGGCCTGGGCCAAGCTGCTGGCGGTGGCCAGCCTCGGCGCCAGCCTGGCGCTGGTGGTGGTCGCGGTGCATTCGCGGGTGGTGATCGGGATCGTCGCCGCGTTCTTCGCGATCCTGATCCTCTATATCCTGACCCGGCCGAACGCTGCGCCCGACAACAAAATCTAA
- the cydC gene encoding thiol reductant ABC exporter subunit CydC, which translates to MDRRDRPLLAILRLARPQRRKMAFGLLLAVVTALSGLGLLVLSGWFIAASAVAGAAAASAVAFNFASPSAGIRGLAVLRTGSRYAERLVTHDATFRFLAGLRVWLFRAAIPLAPARLEEQRGGDLLNRMTADVDSLDAVYLRVIVPAVVAVLAVLLVGGVLLWLDPAAAAIVVALALLVGIALPWAMQRIGAPAGKAIALATARLRTRIVEGVQGLAELKVYQADSRHAEAVLAENEELMAAQRRMARLSGVSTALSGLAGQLAALAILALGVAGVAAGMLPGPAVALVMLGALALFDALVPLPLAFQNLGRTRAAARRLLDFARLAPLVRDPEAPAPAPAGNSLVLSGVSYRYRPGDRPAVQDIDLELPEGQRIALVGPSGSGKSTLTALILRFRDTDAGTVTLGGVDIRRLPQAEIWRRVAYLSQRSQIFAGTIRDNLLIGDPEACPDRLAAAVEAAGLSAWVTALPRGLDTWVGEAGVQVSGGQARRIALARCILKDAPILVLDEPTEGLDGETEAQVIEALERLTAGRTTLVITHRPALLRLADSAVLMSEGRIAVQGVPAEILDAALPGRAKRHAAV; encoded by the coding sequence ATGGACCGTCGCGACCGCCCCCTCCTCGCCATCCTTCGCCTGGCGCGGCCGCAGCGGCGGAAGATGGCGTTCGGGCTGCTGCTGGCCGTGGTCACCGCCCTGTCGGGGCTGGGGCTGCTGGTGCTGTCCGGCTGGTTCATCGCCGCCTCGGCCGTCGCCGGCGCGGCGGCCGCGTCCGCCGTCGCCTTCAACTTCGCCAGCCCCTCGGCCGGCATCCGCGGCCTGGCCGTGCTGCGCACCGGGTCGCGCTATGCCGAGCGGCTGGTGACGCATGACGCCACCTTCCGCTTCCTGGCCGGACTGCGGGTCTGGCTGTTCCGCGCCGCCATCCCGCTGGCCCCGGCGCGGCTGGAGGAGCAGCGCGGCGGCGACCTGCTGAACCGCATGACTGCCGACGTCGATTCCCTCGACGCCGTCTACCTCCGCGTGATCGTGCCCGCTGTCGTCGCCGTGCTGGCGGTGCTGCTGGTCGGCGGCGTGCTGCTGTGGCTGGATCCGGCCGCGGCGGCGATCGTGGTGGCGCTGGCGCTGCTGGTCGGCATCGCTTTGCCCTGGGCGATGCAGCGGATCGGTGCCCCGGCCGGCAAGGCAATCGCGCTGGCCACGGCGCGGCTGCGCACCCGCATCGTCGAGGGCGTGCAGGGCCTGGCCGAGCTGAAGGTCTACCAGGCCGATAGCCGCCACGCCGAGGCGGTGCTGGCCGAGAACGAGGAGCTGATGGCGGCGCAGCGGCGCATGGCGCGGCTGTCCGGCGTCTCCACCGCCCTGTCCGGCCTGGCCGGGCAGCTGGCGGCGCTGGCGATCCTGGCGCTGGGCGTGGCCGGCGTCGCCGCCGGGATGCTGCCGGGGCCGGCGGTGGCGCTGGTGATGCTGGGGGCGCTGGCGCTGTTCGATGCGCTGGTGCCGCTGCCCCTGGCCTTCCAGAATCTCGGCCGCACCCGCGCCGCCGCCCGCCGGCTGCTCGACTTCGCCAGGCTGGCGCCGCTGGTGCGCGACCCGGAGGCGCCCGCCCCGGCGCCGGCCGGGAACTCCCTCGTCCTGTCCGGCGTGTCCTACCGCTACCGGCCGGGCGACCGGCCGGCGGTACAGGACATCGACCTGGAGCTGCCGGAGGGCCAGCGGATCGCGCTGGTCGGCCCGAGCGGCAGCGGCAAGAGCACGCTGACCGCCCTGATCCTGCGCTTCCGCGATACGGACGCGGGCACCGTCACCTTGGGCGGCGTCGACATCCGCCGGCTGCCGCAGGCCGAGATCTGGCGCCGCGTCGCCTATCTGTCGCAGCGCAGCCAGATCTTCGCCGGGACGATCCGCGACAACCTGCTGATCGGCGATCCGGAGGCCTGCCCCGACCGGCTGGCCGCCGCTGTTGAGGCTGCCGGCCTTTCTGCCTGGGTCACCGCCCTGCCGCGCGGCCTCGACACCTGGGTCGGCGAGGCCGGGGTCCAGGTCTCCGGCGGCCAGGCGCGGCGCATCGCGCTGGCCCGCTGCATCCTGAAGGACGCGCCGATCCTGGTGCTGGACGAGCCGACCGAGGGATTGGACGGCGAGACCGAGGCGCAGGTGATCGAGGCGCTGGAACGGCTGACTGCCGGCCGCACCACGCTGGTGATCACCCACCGCCCGGCGCTGCTGCGCCTCGCCGACAGCGCCGTGCTGATGTCCGAGGGCCGGATCGCGGTGCAGGGCGTGCCGGCGGAGATCCTCGACGCCGCCCTGCCGGGGCGGGCGAAACGCCATGCCGCGGTTTGA
- the cydD gene encoding thiol reductant ABC exporter subunit CydD, producing the protein MAPTPPRSPSSGQIDDRAAGRWLKRQAGLARRPIGLTAAAGIAQGLCGVAQAGLIAWILQRAVMEGAGLSDLWPLFAGLLIAALLRAGAACAWEALGAVAATQVKTRLRRQILDRVHALGPAWRAERQTGDLAVTLIERIEALDGYYARFLPQSRVASILPLLILAAVYPVDWVSGVILTVAGPFVPLMMALIGMKAADESRKQFRTLARMSAYFLDRLQGLATLRLFGRAEAEVEGIALAADAFRDRTMRVLRIAFLSSASLEFFASVAVAVVATYVGLGLLGFIGWGTAPRLTLFSGLFVLLMAPDFFQPLRMLAAYYHDRVAAIGAAEGLAEVLDGPAEAPAGGRPMPEGELDIVFETVSVAFDGGTRSAVRGVSLRIAPGDHIALVGMSGAGKSTLLSLLLGFRRPDAGRVLVNGVDLTEIDPEELRRRIAWIGQAPVLFHGTLRDNIRLGRPDADDAAVERAAAEARVTEFAAALPQGLDTPVGERGVGLSGGQAQRVALARAFLKDAPLVLLDEPTASLDRDTEAEILESIRRLARGRTVVVATHSPAAMAIADRRILLDQGRVQAEAA; encoded by the coding sequence TTGGCCCCCACCCCGCCCCGATCGCCCTCGTCCGGCCAGATCGACGACCGCGCCGCCGGCCGCTGGCTGAAGCGGCAGGCCGGGCTGGCGCGCCGGCCGATCGGCCTGACTGCGGCGGCCGGGATCGCCCAGGGCCTGTGCGGCGTCGCCCAGGCCGGGCTGATCGCCTGGATCCTGCAGCGCGCGGTGATGGAAGGCGCCGGGCTGTCCGACCTCTGGCCGCTCTTCGCCGGCCTGTTGATCGCGGCGCTGCTGCGCGCCGGCGCCGCCTGCGCCTGGGAGGCGCTGGGCGCGGTGGCGGCGACGCAGGTGAAGACCCGGCTGCGGCGGCAGATCCTGGACCGCGTCCACGCCCTGGGCCCCGCCTGGCGGGCGGAGCGGCAGACCGGCGACCTGGCGGTCACGCTGATCGAGCGGATCGAGGCGCTGGACGGCTACTACGCCCGCTTCCTGCCGCAGAGCCGGGTGGCGTCGATCCTGCCGCTGCTGATCCTGGCCGCGGTCTACCCGGTCGACTGGGTGTCCGGCGTGATCCTGACCGTCGCCGGGCCGTTCGTGCCGCTGATGATGGCGCTGATCGGGATGAAGGCGGCCGACGAGAGCCGCAAGCAGTTCCGCACCCTGGCGCGGATGAGCGCCTATTTCCTCGACCGGCTGCAGGGCCTCGCGACGCTGCGGCTGTTCGGCCGGGCCGAGGCGGAGGTCGAGGGCATCGCCCTGGCCGCCGACGCCTTCCGCGACCGCACCATGCGGGTGCTGCGCATCGCCTTCCTGTCATCGGCCAGCCTGGAGTTCTTCGCCTCGGTCGCGGTCGCCGTCGTCGCCACCTATGTCGGGCTCGGCCTGCTCGGCTTCATCGGCTGGGGCACGGCGCCCAGGCTGACGCTGTTCAGTGGCCTGTTCGTGCTGCTGATGGCGCCCGACTTCTTCCAGCCGCTGCGGATGCTGGCCGCCTATTACCACGACCGGGTGGCCGCGATCGGTGCCGCCGAGGGCCTGGCCGAGGTGCTGGACGGGCCGGCCGAGGCCCCCGCCGGCGGCCGCCCGATGCCGGAGGGCGAGCTCGACATCGTGTTCGAGACCGTCTCGGTCGCCTTCGACGGCGGCACCCGCAGCGCCGTGCGCGGGGTGAGCCTGCGGATCGCACCGGGCGACCACATCGCCCTGGTCGGGATGAGCGGCGCCGGCAAGTCGACGCTGCTGTCGCTGCTGCTGGGCTTCCGCCGGCCGGACGCCGGTCGGGTGCTGGTCAACGGCGTCGACCTGACCGAGATCGACCCGGAGGAGCTGCGCCGCCGCATCGCCTGGATCGGCCAGGCGCCGGTGCTGTTCCACGGCACGCTGCGCGACAACATCCGGCTGGGCCGGCCCGATGCCGACGACGCGGCGGTCGAGCGCGCCGCGGCCGAGGCGCGGGTGACGGAGTTCGCGGCGGCGCTGCCGCAGGGCCTGGACACGCCGGTCGGCGAGCGCGGCGTCGGCCTGTCCGGCGGCCAGGCCCAGCGCGTGGCCCTGGCCCGCGCCTTCCTGAAGGACGCGCCGCTGGTGCTGCTGGACGAGCCGACCGCGTCGCTGGACCGCGACACCGAGGCCGAGATCCTGGAGTCGATCCGCCGCCTGGCCCGCGGCCGCACCGTGGTGGTGGCGACGCACAGCCCGGCGGCCATGGCGATCGCCGACCGCCGGATCCTGCTCGATCAAGGCCGGGTGCAGGCGGAGGCCGCGTGA
- the pepN gene encoding aminopeptidase N translates to MTDSTSAPRTVRLADYRLPDFLIDAVDLHFDLREDGATVRSRLTMRRNPATPDPAAPLVLDGQGLTLTAIALDGEALGDNRYSVDAEHLTLPGLPQSFTLEITTEIEPQKNTSLQGLYTSGGNFCTQCEAEGFRHITYYLDRPDVLARYTTTIVADKAKVPVLLSNGNPVGAGEAEGGRHWAKWEDPFPKPSYLFALVAGDLVAVEDSFTTRSGRQVALKIFTRRGDETKVGHAMQSLKASMAWDERVYGFEYDLDLFMIVAVSDFNMGAMENKGLNIFNTALVLASRETATDGDFQRVESVVAHEYFHNWTGNRITCRDWFQLSLKEGLTVFRDQEFSADLNSRPVQRIADVRRLRAIQFPEDAGPIAHPIRPESYIEINNFYTPTVYEKGAEVIRMIHTLLGPERYRKGIDLYVERHDGQAATCENFVAAMEDASGVDLKLFRRWYSQAGTPEIAVEEEWDQAAGRYSLTLSQSTAPTPGQPDKQPLHIPVALGLLDAQGRDLPVRLAGEAEAKPGTRVLSLTEARQTFAFEGLSERPVPSLFRGFSAPVKLAPQPRERLAFLFAHDSDPFNRWEAGQQLAVQLLLEGVAARKAGRDWRLDADFVAAAGRLLDDPALDAAFVAEAMALPSESFLADQMAVIDVEGIHAVREAARLAIATALRDRLLAVYKGNDDQGPFDVSAAAVGRRALKNACLGYLGLLESDAEATGLVLAQARTGSTMTDVLAALTVLRDRDIPERTRALEAFYAKWQDEPLVVDKWFALQATSALPGTLDAIKALTRHPAFTLRNPNRARALISSLAMSNPLHFHAADGSGYAFLADQVLALNGPNPQLAARILVPLGRWQRHEPGRQAAMKAELDRILAAPDLSRDVYEIAAKSRA, encoded by the coding sequence ATGACCGATTCCACCAGCGCCCCGCGCACCGTCCGCCTCGCCGACTACCGCCTGCCCGACTTCCTGATCGACGCGGTCGACCTGCATTTCGACCTGCGCGAGGACGGGGCGACGGTGCGGTCGCGCCTGACCATGCGGCGCAACCCGGCGACCCCCGACCCCGCGGCGCCGCTGGTGCTGGACGGTCAGGGCCTGACGCTGACCGCGATCGCCCTCGACGGCGAGGCGCTGGGCGACAACCGCTATTCGGTCGATGCCGAGCACCTGACCCTGCCCGGCCTGCCCCAGTCCTTCACCCTCGAGATCACCACCGAGATCGAGCCGCAGAAGAACACCTCGCTGCAGGGGCTCTATACCTCCGGCGGCAACTTCTGCACCCAGTGCGAGGCCGAGGGCTTCCGCCACATCACCTACTATCTCGACCGGCCGGACGTGCTGGCCCGCTACACCACCACCATCGTCGCCGACAAGGCCAAGGTCCCGGTGCTGCTGTCGAACGGCAACCCGGTCGGCGCCGGCGAGGCCGAAGGCGGCCGGCACTGGGCGAAGTGGGAGGATCCCTTCCCCAAGCCGTCCTATCTGTTCGCGCTGGTGGCCGGCGACCTGGTGGCGGTCGAGGACAGCTTCACCACCCGGTCCGGCCGCCAAGTCGCCCTCAAGATCTTCACCCGCCGGGGCGACGAGACCAAGGTCGGCCACGCCATGCAGTCGCTGAAGGCGTCGATGGCCTGGGACGAGCGGGTCTACGGCTTCGAATACGACCTCGACCTGTTCATGATCGTCGCCGTCTCCGACTTCAACATGGGGGCGATGGAGAACAAGGGCCTGAACATCTTCAACACGGCCCTGGTCCTGGCCAGCCGCGAGACCGCGACGGACGGCGACTTCCAGCGCGTCGAATCCGTGGTGGCGCATGAGTATTTCCACAACTGGACCGGCAACCGCATCACCTGCCGCGACTGGTTCCAGCTGTCGCTGAAGGAAGGGCTGACCGTCTTCCGCGACCAGGAGTTCTCGGCCGACCTGAACAGCCGGCCGGTGCAGCGCATCGCCGACGTCCGCCGCCTGCGCGCCATCCAGTTCCCGGAGGATGCCGGCCCGATCGCCCATCCGATCCGGCCCGAGAGCTATATCGAGATCAACAACTTCTACACGCCGACGGTGTACGAGAAGGGGGCGGAGGTCATCCGCATGATCCACACCCTGCTCGGGCCGGAGCGCTACCGGAAGGGCATCGACCTGTATGTCGAGCGCCATGACGGCCAGGCCGCGACCTGCGAGAACTTCGTCGCGGCGATGGAGGATGCGAGCGGCGTCGACCTGAAATTGTTCCGCCGCTGGTACTCCCAGGCCGGCACGCCGGAGATCGCGGTCGAGGAGGAATGGGACCAGGCCGCCGGCCGCTACAGCCTGACCCTCAGCCAGTCGACCGCGCCGACGCCGGGCCAGCCGGACAAGCAGCCGCTGCACATCCCGGTCGCGCTCGGGCTGCTCGACGCCCAGGGCCGCGACCTGCCGGTGCGCCTCGCCGGCGAGGCCGAGGCGAAGCCCGGCACCCGGGTGCTGTCGCTGACCGAGGCACGACAGACCTTCGCCTTCGAGGGCCTGTCCGAGCGGCCGGTGCCGTCGCTGTTCCGCGGCTTCTCCGCCCCGGTCAAGCTGGCGCCGCAGCCGCGCGAGCGGCTGGCCTTCCTGTTCGCCCATGACAGCGACCCGTTCAACCGCTGGGAGGCCGGCCAGCAGCTGGCGGTCCAGCTGCTGCTGGAGGGCGTCGCCGCCCGCAAGGCTGGGCGCGACTGGCGGCTGGACGCGGATTTCGTCGCCGCCGCCGGCCGGCTGCTGGACGACCCGGCGCTCGACGCCGCCTTCGTCGCAGAGGCGATGGCGCTGCCGAGCGAATCCTTCCTCGCCGACCAGATGGCGGTGATCGACGTCGAGGGCATCCATGCGGTGCGCGAGGCGGCGCGGCTGGCGATCGCCACGGCGCTGCGCGACCGGCTGCTGGCTGTGTACAAGGGCAATGACGACCAGGGGCCGTTCGACGTCTCCGCCGCCGCCGTCGGCCGGCGGGCGCTGAAGAACGCCTGCCTCGGCTATCTCGGCCTGCTCGAGAGCGACGCCGAGGCGACCGGGCTGGTCCTGGCCCAGGCGCGGACCGGCAGCACCATGACCGACGTGCTGGCGGCGCTGACCGTGCTGCGCGACCGCGACATCCCGGAGCGGACCCGGGCGCTGGAGGCGTTCTACGCGAAGTGGCAGGACGAGCCGCTGGTGGTCGACAAGTGGTTCGCGCTGCAGGCGACCTCCGCCTTGCCCGGCACGCTCGACGCGATCAAGGCGCTGACCCGGCACCCGGCCTTCACCCTGCGCAACCCGAACCGGGCGCGGGCGCTGATCTCCAGCCTGGCCATGAGCAACCCGCTGCATTTCCATGCCGCGGACGGCTCCGGCTACGCCTTCCTGGCCGACCAGGTGCTGGCGCTGAACGGGCCGAACCCGCAGCTGGCGGCCCGCATCCTGGTGCCGCTGGGCCGCTGGCAGCGCCACGAGCCCGGCCGGCAGGCGGCGATGAAGGCCGAGCTGGACCGGATCCTCGCCGCGCCCGACCTGTCGCGCGACGTCTACGAGATCGCGGCGAAAAGCCGGGCGTGA